In Fragaria vesca subsp. vesca linkage group LG1, FraVesHawaii_1.0, whole genome shotgun sequence, the sequence GTCACTAACCCATGCTGAAGAATATCTATCATTCAAAACAATATTGATTGGGAACATGAGAAAAGAACGAATTCAGTGGACTTGAGAGGAAAATACCACGTGACCCCACCCGTTAACAACAGATTATACACAAATTGTCTGGAGGAATTGAGCGATTTAAGCCAAGAAAATCTCATATTTCTAATTTGCATAGGTAGACCGTAGACTACATGGTATTTGCTGGATACATAACTCAAGCAGATTTTGCAGCTTCGGCGGCTTCTGCAGCTGCTTCTTCCTCTTGCAACTTCTTCAAGGACGGAGGTGGTCTGACAATAATGCTTCTCTTCCATTGTCGGTCAAACTTTCTTGATAATCTCTTACCAATTCCATCCTCGATCTCTCTTTCCCGCTTAACAGTGAGCAAGCGAGCAATCTACAATTCAAAACAAACTTCAACTGAGTAGGGTACTAATGAGAAGTATCACCAACAACTGCAAAAACTCTTCATTCAACAGTCGAGCAGTTTCTAACTCAGATGACAAGTGTAACTAAGAGATACCATGGATGCATCAAAGCTCAAGTACACGAGACCAAGATTGAAGCAACATTGAGAACCCAGGGTTGAATACTTTAAGTTGATGCTTAAAATAATCCCAAAATCCACTAATCATTCAATCCAAACTCAGAAGTTGCAGCCAAAAAGAACTTCAGTTTTCTTAAGAAAAACAATACAAAATAACAAAAAAACAAAAAGCAGGAGAGTTTTATGGGATTTTAGTCAGCTTTATTTCTTCTGCATTCTTGGAAAAGCAATTTGTTTTCTTTTAATACAAACAGGAACTTCCCTACAAAAAAAGAAAAGAAATACAAACAAGAACTTTGCAATATTTTTAAGTGAGCTTCACAGAACTTACTTATCTGTGGGGGTTTTAACAGACCGTAGAGTTAAGTGACACACTACAAGTGTTGTAAGTGAAGCTTTTAAGTGAAAGATTTCTGTCGAAGTTTCAATTATGTGTTCTATATAGGTCTCCAGTTCCCACACTACAAGTGTTTTTGACTTCGAAGAATAAAAATTACGAATACAAAGACTCCAGTTGTCATCATATACTAACTTTTGGCTTCATTCTGACAACTTATAAGGGCTCTCACAGAATCGATAGTCATTTTCCTATGCAGCAAAAATCTTATTTCAGCTAAAATCATGCCAGCCAATTCAAAAAATTGGAAAAGTTTCATTTCCATTCCCTTCCTCATTTGTTTCTCTCTCAAGTCTCAACAAACAATTTTCGGATAAGTTGACTAAAGTAAAATCTTCATTATCACAATTGTAATCAGTTATCAATTCATTTGCAGAAATAATCTTTAATTTTGATGACACTCACACTTAAAACTGCTGAGAACAAGCCAAAATTCAAGTACAGGAGACTGAAAAATCAAGCAATGAAACTCTAGTGAACTAGCAATACAAAACTCAGCTGTATAAACAGTTCTTGCAAAGCTTTTACACCGAATTGCGTGGTGATCTTAGCACACTTTAAGAGTCAAATGACACACTCTAAGTCTATAACATCCAGCATTGAAAATCGCATACAGCCACACACACCTCAGATACGTTAACGGCTTACATAAATTACTAAACTTTATAGGTTACTCTATCAAATTCATGACCTCCTATGAAAACTAATCTCGCTAATAAACACCTTAAACCACAAAATTTTCATTTCCCATCCACATTTTTCGCAATTTCATTCAAATCAAGATAAGTTATATGAATTATTCAAAAAAAAGAAAAAAGAAGAAAGATAAGTTATATGAAAATGAGTACCCTTTTGCGCATACGCCGGAACTCGCTGGAAGTGAACTCATTCCTGGCCGATTTCTGGAGACGAAGCATGAAGAGCTCTCCTTTAAGGTCGACGACCTCCTCGTTGATTTCCTCGGTCGTCTTGGTTCTGATTTCCTTCATCTCTTCCTCTCTCTTGGCCATCATCACCACCGAGGAGGACGGCGAGCTGGAGCGCCGAAACGACGCCGTGGGGAGGCGAATGGCGACGGGGCAGACGTGTTGGAGTCTGAGGCCGGTGAAGGAGGACTTGGGGATGGGCGAGAGGAGCTTTTGGGGTAGTACAACCGTGGAAGGCGGAGCTATGGAGATTGCGCCCAACATTGTTTGGTCTTCTTGAGTTCGACTTGAGCGAGCTCTCGAGCGTGTGTGAAGTGTTGGGTTTTGGGATTGTGTAGATAAGGCTTTTGAGCGCGTCCCAATCCAAAACCCCCTTTTTACCTTCACTATTTTTTTTTACTTTTTTATCTTGAAGGCTTTCTTACCAGTAGCCTATGAAAACGAAGTGGATTTA encodes:
- the LOC101293037 gene encoding 50S ribosomal protein L29, chloroplastic-like produces the protein MLGAISIAPPSTVVLPQKLLSPIPKSSFTGLRLQHVCPVAIRLPTASFRRSSSPSSSVVMMAKREEEMKEIRTKTTEEINEEVVDLKGELFMLRLQKSARNEFTSSEFRRMRKRIARLLTVKREREIEDGIGKRLSRKFDRQWKRSIIVRPPPSLKKLQEEEAAAEAAEAAKSA